Proteins from a single region of Procambarus clarkii isolate CNS0578487 chromosome 32, FALCON_Pclarkii_2.0, whole genome shotgun sequence:
- the LOC123759317 gene encoding uncharacterized protein — translation MDETDRMWEAHPVCKSLLDLSDPKSLSISVPSRGSPLTTHGFPVKCQTDQVSQCSNFYTPNFEAFTCYSNRNVKWYSDQHAHDQLCEEKYVFAGCQRTQSHCADKFLVQCRPKFNPHVTHGHNSDPTLPLHQDSPTKQSESQGVTELMSIMQKSRSKSRARVSLPSRSETMLTEEELRSALPARDINEILHLQKSHRDAFSFFPLPEIVNGNEVDSLWQLYSLFVERQSSFYTQIPLFRLLAASDRQKLLSLAVGISTHVSAAQLMDDEEYTWPRKDAPPFTNHTKVLSATTIRQIVSHDHFVLLMTFYMHYTRLFADPRVALLTQVLTLFCQEPELIDADAVKCGRQHYLGLLTRYLTAVYGSQRGADMLRSLLISQEEARQLTVLYHHVELAPQAQKNNVRDITNTIAINFQKVCVIARDTALKVKNRRHLAHETDGEVAQILHNNSEELTLVNNLLVCLAECDDPHMLAAARHLLPQDLLQRFLQLVQ, via the coding sequence ATGGATGAGACAGACAGAATGTGGGAGGCTCACCCTGTGTGCAAGTCCTTGCTTGATCTTTCTGACCCCAAGTCCCTCAGCATCTCGGTGCCATCCAGAGGTTCTCCTCTCACCACTCACGGATTTCCTGTTAAGTGTCAGACTGATCAAGTTTCCCAATGTTCCAACTTTTATacacctaatttcgaggccttcaCCTGTTATTCTAATCGAAATGTTAAATGGTATTCTGATCAACATGCTCATGACCAGCTTTGTGAGGAAAAATATGTATTTGCCGGCTGTCAGCGAACCCAGAGTCACTGCGCTGATAAGTTCCTCGTGCAGTGCCGTCCAAAATTCAATCCCCATGTCACCCATGGACACAATAGTGACCCCACGCTCCCGCTACACCAGGACTCTCCTACGAAACAGTCTGAAAGTCAAGGTGTTACTGAACTCATGTCCATCATGCAGAAATCAAGGAGCAAAAGTCGAGCACGGGTGTCCTTACCTTCCCGTTCCGAAACTATGCTAACAGAGGAGGAGCTCCGTTCTGCACTGCCGGCGAGAGATATTAATGAAATACTGCATCTCCAGAAATCGCATCGCGATGCATTCTCTTTTTTCCCTTTACCTGAAATTGTTAACGGGAATGAAGTCGACAGCTTGTGGCAGCTTTATAGTCTCTTCGTCGAACGACAGAGTTCGTTTTACACACAAATACCATTGTTCAGGCTGCTGGCCGCCTCTGACCGCCAGAAACTGCTAAGTCTGGCGGTGGGCATCAGCACTCATGTGTCCGCCGCCCAGCTCATGGACGACGAGGAGTACACCTGGCCACGTAAGGACGCGCCGCCCTTCACAAACCACACCAAGGTTCTGTCCGCTACCACCATCCGCCAGATTGTTTCTCATGATCACTTTGTGCTCCTCATGACATTTTACATGCATTATACTCGTCTCTTTGCAGACCCGAGGGTAGCATTGTTGACACAGGTGCTCACACTCTTCTGCCAGGAGCCAGAACTGATTGATGCTGACGCCGTCAAGTGCGGACGTCAACATTATCTGGGGTTGCTCACCCGTTACCTGACAGCGGTGTACGGTAGCCAACGCGGCGCTGACATGCTCAGATCTCTCCTCATCAGCCAGGAAGAAGCCAGACAACTCACTGTCTTATACCACCACGTGGAACTGGCTCCTCAGGCCCAAAAGAATAATGTGCGAGACATAACGAACACAAtagctataaatttccagaaggttTGCGTTATCGCACGGGATACAGCACTGAAGGTCAAGAACCGCCGCCATCTCGCACACGAGACAGATGGTGAAGTCGCCCAGATCTTGCATAACAATAGTGAAGAGCTAACCCTGGTCAATAACCTGCTGGTGTGTCTGGCCGAGTGTGATGACCCTCACATGCTGGCAGCGGCCCGTCACCTCCTCCCTCAGGACCTCCTCCAAAGATTTCTTCAGCTCGTGCAGTAA